From a region of the Rhodothermia bacterium genome:
- a CDS encoding twin-arginine translocase TatA/TatE family subunit, with translation MGNIGSTEIIVIALVIFIFFGAKRLPEIARGLGKGIGEFKKATRDIQNELNVQADDYQYQQQQQNYNQPPQIQPPQPPTGQTQPRTSSAQTPRDSA, from the coding sequence ATGGGTAACATTGGATCAACGGAAATCATTGTCATTGCATTGGTGATTTTCATTTTCTTTGGCGCCAAGCGCTTGCCGGAGATTGCTCGTGGACTGGGCAAAGGTATCGGAGAGTTTAAGAAAGCCACTCGTGACATTCAGAACGAGTTGAACGTTCAGGCGGATGACTACCAATACCAGCAACAACAGCAAAACTACAACCAACCACCCCAAATACAACCCCCGCAGCCCCCAACTGGCCAAACCCAGCCCCGTACCTCCTCTGCTCAAACTCCACGAGACAGTGCGTAA